A genomic window from Verrucomicrobiota bacterium includes:
- a CDS encoding terminase family protein: MKMDEREEFLERALLAGCPEDQMRNFLAAKVYLQPRQLAASAAARACDALAGPTAVGYGGARGGGKSHWLLAQMGADDCQRVPGLKCLLLRKVGKANVEHFEDLRQRLFGKLKHEFSAHKGLLTFANGSRIIAGHFQAEKDIDAYLGLEYDVIGIEEATTLSHRKHQDITTCCRTSKPDWRPRIYSTSNPGGIGHSWYRTRFVHPYLQGKETATRFVPAKVDDNQYNNPEYRKVLEGLSGWQKKAWLDGDWDIAAGQFFTTFRREAHVVEDFDDRRAVEWFAALDYGFTHYTVCLLGCRDGDGNLFIVDEHAERLWLPQRHAAAIKAMLARHGVTVERLRRFVAGADVFSRQSDGSTVSAQYARHGFNLRVANMDRVNGWAEVLQRLGDIEAGIAPTLFIHRRCGRLVETIPALQHDPNRPEDVLKVDADEDGNGGDDAADALRYLVASKARTITMRKLTGA, encoded by the coding sequence ATGAAAATGGATGAACGGGAAGAGTTTTTGGAAAGGGCGCTCTTGGCGGGGTGTCCGGAGGATCAGATGCGGAATTTTCTGGCCGCCAAGGTGTACTTGCAACCGCGGCAGTTGGCGGCCAGTGCGGCGGCGCGAGCTTGCGATGCGCTGGCCGGGCCGACGGCAGTCGGGTACGGCGGCGCCAGGGGTGGCGGGAAGTCGCACTGGCTGCTGGCGCAGATGGGGGCCGACGACTGCCAGCGGGTACCAGGGCTGAAATGCCTGCTGCTGCGGAAAGTCGGCAAGGCCAACGTGGAGCATTTTGAGGATCTCCGGCAGCGGCTTTTCGGAAAACTCAAACATGAGTTTTCCGCGCACAAGGGTTTGCTGACGTTTGCCAACGGGTCCCGAATTATTGCGGGACACTTCCAAGCCGAAAAGGACATTGATGCGTACCTCGGACTGGAATACGACGTGATCGGGATTGAAGAGGCGACCACGCTTTCGCACCGGAAGCATCAGGACATTACGACGTGCTGCCGCACGTCGAAGCCGGATTGGCGGCCCCGGATTTATTCCACATCCAATCCCGGCGGGATTGGGCATTCCTGGTACCGGACGAGGTTTGTCCACCCCTACTTGCAAGGAAAGGAAACCGCGACGCGGTTTGTGCCGGCCAAGGTGGATGACAACCAATATAACAACCCGGAATACCGCAAGGTATTGGAGGGGTTGTCGGGTTGGCAGAAAAAGGCATGGCTGGACGGGGACTGGGATATTGCCGCCGGGCAGTTCTTTACTACCTTCCGGCGTGAGGCGCATGTGGTGGAAGATTTCGACGACCGCCGGGCGGTCGAGTGGTTTGCCGCGCTGGATTATGGGTTCACGCATTACACGGTCTGCCTGTTAGGGTGCCGCGACGGGGATGGGAATCTGTTCATCGTAGATGAACATGCGGAGCGGCTTTGGTTGCCGCAACGGCACGCCGCCGCCATCAAGGCGATGCTGGCGCGACATGGCGTGACCGTGGAGCGGTTACGGCGTTTCGTAGCCGGGGCGGATGTGTTCAGCAGGCAAAGCGACGGTTCCACCGTCTCGGCACAGTATGCGCGGCATGGTTTCAACCTGCGCGTGGCGAACATGGACCGTGTCAACGGGTGGGCGGAGGTGCTGCAACGGCTCGGTGACATCGAGGCGGGGATTGCGCCGACGCTGTTCATTCATCGGCGGTGCGGGCGGTTGGTGGAAACCATTCCGGCGTTGCAGCATGATCCGAATCGGCCCGAGGATGTTTTGAAAGTTGATGCCGATGAGGATGGGAATGGCGGGGATGACGCCGCGGATGCGTTACGGTATTTGGTGGCTTCAAAGGCGCGGACAATTACGATGAGGAAATTGACAGGAGCTTAG